A region of the Oceanihabitans sp. IOP_32 genome:
GTAGAATTTTTACTCTTATTTACCCCTTTTTATGTGATTATTGCACTATTTGCAATCTTAGCCTATTTTAAAACCGGAAAAGGCATGACTATTTTTACCGTGCTAGGCCTTACGCTAATTTACTTACTTGGGTTTTGGCAAGAAACCATGGAAACTTTAGCATTAATTTTTGTATCTACCATTACGGCTTTAGTATTGGCTATTCCTTTAGGGATTTGGGCAGCAAAGAATAAATGGGCAGAAAAAATTATTCGTCCTGTTTTAGATTTAATGCAAACCATGCCTGCGTTTGTATATCTTATCCCGGCTGTGCTATTTTTTAGTATCGGAAAGTTACCAGGCGCATTCGCCACCATTATTTTTGCCATGCCTCCAGCAGTGCGATTAACAACATTTGGTATCCAGCAAGTACCACAAGATATTGTTGAAGCTGGGCGTGCCTTTGGCGCAACTAATCGGCAATTATTATTCAAGGTAGAACTACCCTTAGCTTTAAAAACCATTCTTACAGGTGTTAACCAAACCATCATGATGGCCCTTTCTATGGTCGTAATTGCCGGAATGATTGCCGCAGGAGGTTTAGGTGAAAAAGTATTAGAAGGCATTAACAATTTAGACATCGGATTAGGGTTTGAAAGCGGATTGGCAGTTGTAATTATTGCCATCATTTTAGACCGCATCACCCAAGCCTTTGGCAAACAAACACAAAATAAATAATAGTAATCAATTTAAAAATCAATTTAATTATGAAATTAAAATTTATAGCCATCCTAGTTATCATGACAACACTATTTGCAACAGGATGTAAATCTGACCAAAAAACAAACAACAAAGAAAACAAAACACTTGAAATCGCCTATGTCGACGGCTGGGCAGAAGGTGTCGCAATGACGCACGTGGCCACCGAAATAATGAAGGAAAAGGGTTATGATGTTGAATTAAAAAAAGCAGCCGTAGATTTAGTATTCGCCTCGCTAGCCAATGGAGATTTAGATGTATTTATGGATGCCTGGTTACCAGCCACACATAAAGAAAAAGTAGCTAAGTTTGGCGATAAAATAGAAAGTTTAGGGGTAAACTTCGACAATGCAAAAATTGGATTAGTTGTACCTAAATACGTAACGATTAACTCCATAGAAGAACTCAATGCTCATGCTGAAAAATTTGATGGCCAAATTGTAGGTATTGAAAAAGGAGCTGGCATTACGAAAAAAACTGACATAGCTGTGGAAGACTACAACTTAGACCTAAATCACCTCAATTCTTCAAGTATTGCCATGCTTTCCGAATTACAAAAAGCTATTCAGGAAAACCGTTGGATTGTAGTTACTGGCTGGGCACCACATTGGAAATTCGGTCGCTTCGAGCTTAAATTTTTAGAAGATCCAAAAAATATTTATGGCGGTGCAGAACGCATTGAAACTTATGCGCGTAAAGGCTTTAAAACCGACGACGCCTTTGCTAATAAATTCTTTGCTAACTTCCACTTAAACGAATCTCAAATGGCCGACTTATTAGTAAAAATGGAGGAAAAAGGCGATAAATCAGCACTCGCAAAACAATGGATAGCAGCAAATCAAGAATTGGTAAATTCTTGGTTAAAATAAATTATCTGTAAAACAACAGATTTTTACTTAATCTCCAATTTCCATTAGCAAAAGCTTATTTTATTTCATTATAAAATAAGCTTTTGTTGTTTATAGCGCTTCGCGTATTGGCTGCTTACTGCAATTCGTAAGGCTTCTGTATTTTGCAAACCGTTTATTTCACATCCCTACATGCTTACTACTCCTTTGTTTCATCTCGCAGTGGATGCGGATAAGTGTACTTTTGATAACCTGGTTTAGAAACCCCTACATAATAATCACGGTTCTCTTGTATGTAGTACGCCGGGTTAGCGCTATTCGGGTTGTCGGGACATTGGTTATAACTTGAGTTTTCGATGTTCGGAAATTCGTTTCCCGTTCCCCTATTATTCCAAATATATACAGGCTCTAGTGTATTGTTTATGCCCCGCCCTACTTGATGAAAGGCTGGATAAGTATCGGCACAGCCATCTGGGCCCGCATCTCGATCAGATTGCTGTATTTGCATTACCAATTCCGATTTATCGCCCCAGCCTTGCGACAGTATATCTGGTATGTCATTATCTGTAATCACCCCGGTTCCTCCTCTAAAATCATACCACCTCACAATATTTAAAGGGTACAGTCCCTCTACAGGGTTTCCATCAATATCGTTAAGGGTCCAAGTTCCGGAGGGCGTAAAAATAAATTGGTTGTTGTAAATCTCCACATGCCGCATGCCAATCCAAGAGGTGTCGGCACCGTGGCTCGCCATTATAGCATTGTTTAATACATTGTGGCGAAAAACTATTCGCGAACCATCATCGGAGTCATACGACGAGCAATTAATAAAAAGGTTATCCTCAATATAAATATTCTGTAAACCATCAACATCATCCATTCCCATCGATGAAGGCGTAGACCAAGAAAGGGCTCCGCTACTATTATCCTTTACTTGAATGCCGCTTATAGGCACCTGTGCATTATTAGTGCTTAGAGATTGAAAAACATTCTTATAAATTAATCCACCACCATATCGAAGATACCTAATAACCTCAAAGAAACTGCCGTCTGCTGTAAACTTATTATCATGAATTATTGGTGGTCTATCTGTTACGGGGCCCTCAATAGTGATGTAAGATCCCTTCCCTCCTCCAGGCCAAAACTCTATTTGGCTTAGCACGGTACTATAATCGGCTCCCGTTGTAACACTTATCATCGAAATGTTCCAAGCATCAATGCCTGCACCCATAATAAGTTGTACCCCACCTTTCGATTCGCCTTTTAGCCTAATTTGCTTAGAAATAGTAAGTGGTTTATTCCAAGTGCACCTTCCATTCGGGATGATGACAATATCACCGTCCGAGGCATTGTTTATAGCAAGCTCTACATCGGCTTGCGAGCAAGACCTTGCCCGTATCGCAGGAGGTTCTTGAATAAAGTTTATAATCACCATATCACTCCACGTGCTTTTATTGCCAGCGGCATCTACAGCTCTCACGCGATACGAATACGCCTTACCCAGTGCAATATTGGTATCTGTAAAAGAGGATTCTGCGACATGGCCTATACTTGCAAAATTAGAGCAAGAAGTGCCCTCGCACCTTTCTACTTCGTAGTGATCGACGCCTGTATTATCGTTAGCGGCTGTCCAAGAGAGGGTGATACCAGATAACGGAGCGGGGCCGGGAACAAGATTGGTTGGTCTTGTCGGGTTTTCGGTATCGAGAGTGGGTATGGGTTCATTATTATCGCTACAACTTATTGCAGTAAAAATTACCATAGCTATAGTAATTCGTAGAAGGGGTTTTATTTTTCTCATCACACAACGTGTTTTTTAAACATATATGACACTTATTTAATATTTAAGGCTCAAGCGCTTTGCAATTCGTGTTTAGGTGCATTTTTAACATCTAAGCCATTGCAAATAAAGGAAAAGCCAGCATTATTACATCTCTGAAATACAGAGGTATAGCTAGCAAATTACGAAAATAATTTTAAGATGAAAAATGGGCATCTTTTAATTGAGACAACTCATCAAATATAAGTTCTGCAATAGGCAAAAACTTCTGACTTTCTTCATGGAGTATTTCCCAAAGATCTAACCAACGTTTTGTTACCTCAATTTTCATCAATACTTTTTGTTTTTATTAATTCGCGGTAAAAAACTCTGCTAAGTTTTCACTTTGCGCCAGTACTTTATAAAGTCGTTTTGTGATAAAACACTATAACAGGCATATTCTTCAGGGCTTAGTCCTAATTCTATGCTTTTGTGGTCTTCCAGTCTCATATCTTTTGCCATCGCAGATAATTCTGCTAGTACTTGTGCCGAATCTATTTGATAGTTATGTTACCGTTTAACAACCGATTCTAACCAAACAATACACTGTAAACTTAAGAAGCCCTGAGTAAAAAAAATATAGAAAGCGACAACTACCAGCCACCACCGCCTCCGCCGCCTCCGCCGCCACCAGAGAATCCACCACCGCCCGAACCGCTTCCACTGCTTGATGGTGGTGTAGCAGATTTGCTTAAGGAATTGGAGAGTGATGCATTTAAGCTATGGTTAAAGGTGGAAAAGTTGCGAACCTGACCAGCATACCAAACCGGTTGATAATTTTGGTCGATAACAGATTTGTTAATGAGACTTTGAAATTTTTCTCCCCAAACATCTTCGGCGCCCAACACGAGAGCATAAGGTAATAGTTTCTCAAAAATTTCTGGTGTTAAATCTGGTGGATTAAAGTGGGCAATCTGTTTTTCTTCGGCCGCACTCAAGTACATATTAAATCCGTCAATCATGGATTTTACCTTTAGTTTTTCAACAGCAGGTTTTCTAATTAAATATTGGTAAATCAAAAAAAACAAAGTATTTGCAACTAAAAACACAAAGAATATCAATCCGTCACGATCCCCTTGAAAGTAACTCCATGCGAAAAACACAAATAGGAAAATGTACGCGATTATGGTTACAATGGGGATGATCCAAAATTTAAAATTAAAGCCTTGATATATTAAACTATCGTGCTGTTTTTTTAATGAAGCTTTATACGCATTCACGGCGCTTTTAACTTTAGAATTGTATTTTCCATCTAAGGTTAAAATATTTGTGTCTGAAAATAATTTTGAAAAGAGCACGTGTTCTTCGTCGTTAAGCAATCCTGAATCGTCCTTTATTTTGTGGATGACAAACTTTTTGCTTTTAAACAAGCCGAAAATATAATCTTGCTTAACTTCTTCAATTTTAAGATAGCCTTTTACGGCCAAATTTATAATGGTACCGGTAATTAAATCCCCGTGATAGCGCATTTTGTCTAACATCCCTACAGAGGCAGGCGTCATGTTATTAGGGACTTCAAACTGCGGAAATACGGTTGGTTTTGGTGGATCGATACCAAACTTCAACCAAGTGAATCCGTAATAAAACAAGAGCGCTAAGCTTATAAATCCGCTTAAAATGAGTGCTCCAAACTTTTGAAAAAATGTTGGTGGCGGCGGTGGCGGTGGTTGGTTTACAATCCCTTTATTAAAACCTAAAGCCACCGTTAAGTTTTCTCCTGCCCTAAGATTTTCTGCGCTAAACCGAATACTATTTTCCGAGAGTATTGTTGAAGCACAGTTGCTGGCAGTACTGCCATACCTTCCAGTATAGCAAGCATTTTGAAAAATTTTCCCGCCCTCTGGTAGTGTGATTTGACATGACACTTGGTCGAAAGACAAAGACCAATCGAAACCATTAACATTCCAATAAATTTCGTCGTAAGCTTCATAGAAACGAATTGGTCCTCTCATACTATAGGTAATAATATAGTGGTGTTCGCCTTCATTTAAAAACACCTCTTTTTCTCCTACAAAAATGGTAATCGTGCCATTGCCTTGTTGGGTGTGGTATTTTGAGTTTCTACCGTCTCTTTCAACCCCTAAAACTTTAAAATCTAGGTTTACTTTGTTGCCTAAACTGTCTGTACTTACTGTGGGAATCGTGCGTGTAATGCCTCTTTTAAAGATGGTTCCGTTGGCATATATTTTTAGGTGTTCTTTAACCCTAATGGAACTTGAAGTGTCCACTTCAATATCAGAATGGAATGACAGTATCTTTTCACTTTGAGAGAGCAAAGGAAAAGATTGCATAACGAGCCATACAAGAAAAAAGAACTGCTTCAACACTTAAAATTTTACCTGTGGGTTTTCTCTTTCGGCTTCAACATCAATTTCAAAATATGCTGCTTTTTTAAAGTTGGTTATTCCAGCAATAAGGTTTGATGGAAACGAATCTATTAAAATATTATAATCGCGGGTGGTGCCATTATAATAACGTCTTGATTTTTCAATATCAGATTCTATATCAGACAATTCGTTTTGCAAGCTTAAAAAATTCTCGTTTGCTTTTAGTTCAGGATATTGCTCAGCTACAGCATATAAGTTTATCAAAGCCCGGTTTAACTGATTTTCTGCGCCTTGTTGGCCTTCAACAGTTGTCGCGTTTTGTGCTTGATTTCTTGCTTTTGTGACATTCTCGAAGGTTTCCTTCTCGTGGCTCGCATAGCCTTTTACGGTTTCGACTAAGTTTGGAATTAAATTATAACGCTTTTTTAATTGCACGTCTATGCCACTCCAAGCTTCTGCTACCAGCGTGCTTAATTTTACCAATCTGTTGTACACTCCAACACCGTAAAATGCCACCAAAACTACAAGAAAAATTAATCCGTATAATACTACCATAGTAATTAATAATTTAAGTACTAAAGATATATAAAAATTAATGAAAAATGCAGCCATCAAACGTATAAAAGACATATTTAAGACCTAGAATAAGAAAATTATGGACGATACCAAATACAGAAATAACAATAAGGATAAGTCTAAACCATAAATATCTTATTTTTGACTCGCCCGGAATAAAGACTATATCATGTTAATGATTAGGTCTGTTACCCAGTACCCGATTAATCACCAATTACTATTTTACATGAAAAAATTATTTATCCTGTTTATCCTCATTTGTTCTTGTGCTGATCAAAATTCAAATACCGAAAAGAAAAAAATCGATAGAGATTTCACCACAGTTTTTGAAAAGAGCGAAGGTTTAGAAACCGCGACCTATAATCAAACCATTCAATACTATCGCGATTTGGCAGCGGCTTTTCCTGAAATTTCAATGCGAGCTATTGGCGAAACAGATTCTGGACTACCGTTGCATATTGTAACTTTAAACAGCCATAAAACGGGTGATAATTTTGAAAACCTAAGACCAAATAACAGAATCCTACTTATAAACAATGGTATTCATCCCGGCGAACCTGATGGTATTGATGCCACGATGATGTTGTACAGGGATATCGCTCAAGGAAAAATTGAAGCGCCAAAAAACACGATTTTAGTTACCATTCCTGTTTATAATATTGGAGGGAGTTTAAACCGAAATTCTACATCACGCACCAACCAAAATGGGCCAAAAGAATATGGTTTTAGAGGTAATGCCAGAAATTACGATTTAAATC
Encoded here:
- a CDS encoding type I restriction enzyme endonuclease domain-containing protein, with amino-acid sequence MDSAQVLAELSAMAKDMRLEDHKSIELGLSPEEYACYSVLSQNDFIKYWRKVKT
- a CDS encoding ABC transporter permease, which codes for MDKIIDIGKYIERFVNWLTDNAKPFFDLIKDGGNGFIEGVEFLLLFTPFYVIIALFAILAYFKTGKGMTIFTVLGLTLIYLLGFWQETMETLALIFVSTITALVLAIPLGIWAAKNKWAEKIIRPVLDLMQTMPAFVYLIPAVLFFSIGKLPGAFATIIFAMPPAVRLTTFGIQQVPQDIVEAGRAFGATNRQLLFKVELPLALKTILTGVNQTIMMALSMVVIAGMIAAGGLGEKVLEGINNLDIGLGFESGLAVVIIAIILDRITQAFGKQTQNK
- a CDS encoding fibronectin type III domain-containing protein, translating into MRKIKPLLRITIAMVIFTAISCSDNNEPIPTLDTENPTRPTNLVPGPAPLSGITLSWTAANDNTGVDHYEVERCEGTSCSNFASIGHVAESSFTDTNIALGKAYSYRVRAVDAAGNKSTWSDMVIINFIQEPPAIRARSCSQADVELAINNASDGDIVIIPNGRCTWNKPLTISKQIRLKGESKGGVQLIMGAGIDAWNISMISVTTGADYSTVLSQIEFWPGGGKGSYITIEGPVTDRPPIIHDNKFTADGSFFEVIRYLRYGGGLIYKNVFQSLSTNNAQVPISGIQVKDNSSGALSWSTPSSMGMDDVDGLQNIYIEDNLFINCSSYDSDDGSRIVFRHNVLNNAIMASHGADTSWIGMRHVEIYNNQFIFTPSGTWTLNDIDGNPVEGLYPLNIVRWYDFRGGTGVITDNDIPDILSQGWGDKSELVMQIQQSDRDAGPDGCADTYPAFHQVGRGINNTLEPVYIWNNRGTGNEFPNIENSSYNQCPDNPNSANPAYYIQENRDYYVGVSKPGYQKYTYPHPLRDETKE
- a CDS encoding glycine betaine ABC transporter substrate-binding protein, coding for MKLKFIAILVIMTTLFATGCKSDQKTNNKENKTLEIAYVDGWAEGVAMTHVATEIMKEKGYDVELKKAAVDLVFASLANGDLDVFMDAWLPATHKEKVAKFGDKIESLGVNFDNAKIGLVVPKYVTINSIEELNAHAEKFDGQIVGIEKGAGITKKTDIAVEDYNLDLNHLNSSSIAMLSELQKAIQENRWIVVTGWAPHWKFGRFELKFLEDPKNIYGGAERIETYARKGFKTDDAFANKFFANFHLNESQMADLLVKMEEKGDKSALAKQWIAANQELVNSWLK
- a CDS encoding DUF2207 domain-containing protein → MQSFPLLSQSEKILSFHSDIEVDTSSSIRVKEHLKIYANGTIFKRGITRTIPTVSTDSLGNKVNLDFKVLGVERDGRNSKYHTQQGNGTITIFVGEKEVFLNEGEHHYIITYSMRGPIRFYEAYDEIYWNVNGFDWSLSFDQVSCQITLPEGGKIFQNACYTGRYGSTASNCASTILSENSIRFSAENLRAGENLTVALGFNKGIVNQPPPPPPPTFFQKFGALILSGFISLALLFYYGFTWLKFGIDPPKPTVFPQFEVPNNMTPASVGMLDKMRYHGDLITGTIINLAVKGYLKIEEVKQDYIFGLFKSKKFVIHKIKDDSGLLNDEEHVLFSKLFSDTNILTLDGKYNSKVKSAVNAYKASLKKQHDSLIYQGFNFKFWIIPIVTIIAYIFLFVFFAWSYFQGDRDGLIFFVFLVANTLFFLIYQYLIRKPAVEKLKVKSMIDGFNMYLSAAEEKQIAHFNPPDLTPEIFEKLLPYALVLGAEDVWGEKFQSLINKSVIDQNYQPVWYAGQVRNFSTFNHSLNASLSNSLSKSATPPSSSGSGSGGGGFSGGGGGGGGGGGW
- a CDS encoding LemA family protein; translation: MVVLYGLIFLVVLVAFYGVGVYNRLVKLSTLVAEAWSGIDVQLKKRYNLIPNLVETVKGYASHEKETFENVTKARNQAQNATTVEGQQGAENQLNRALINLYAVAEQYPELKANENFLSLQNELSDIESDIEKSRRYYNGTTRDYNILIDSFPSNLIAGITNFKKAAYFEIDVEAERENPQVKF